ACATTTCCCGGGGCACGGCGACACTGATACCGACTCGCATCTCGCACTTGCCCGCGTCACCGGTAACCTCGATCGTCTCAACTCTGTCGAACTCGCTCCCTTCCGGAGCGCCATCGCCGCAGGGGTCGATTCCGTCATGGTTGGCCACTTGCTCGTTCCAGCCATCGAGTCTGACGCCAATCTTCCCGCCAGCATCTCCCCTAACGTCATCACCGGGCTGCTCAAACAGAAGCTCGGCTTCAACGGGATCGTCGTCACCGACGCGCTCGACATGGCGGGGCTCACAAAAGTCTTCAGCGGCAGCAAGCACGAAGTCTCCGCGCAGGCGGCCGTCGCCGCCGTTCGCGCCGGCAACGACATGATCATCATTCCCGGAGATCTCGACGGCGCCTACACCGGCCTGCTCAACGCCGTCCACAGCGGCCAGATTCCCGAGAGCCGCATCGACGCCAGCGTGCGCAAGATTCTGCGCATGAAGGCCGCGCTCGGCCTCGAGCACAACCGCCTGGTCAGTCTCGCCGATGTAGAAAAGAACGTTGCCCTCCCGGCAAGTACGGCTTTCGCGCAGAAGGTCGCCGACGAAGCCATCACTCTTGTCGCTGACTCCGAACGTCAGCTCCCACTTCCACCCGCGTCCGGTGTGGTCGCCGTCATCTTCACCGACTACACGCGCGGCAGCGAGGGCAGCCGCGTCTTCGTGAACGAGTTGCGCAAGCGCGCGCCGGATGCGCAAATCTTCTGGGTCAACGAGTCCAACGCCGAATCTGTTCAGGCTGGTGTGCTCGCTGCTGCGGCGAATGCGCAGCACGTGATTGCGCTGGCCGAGGCCGTGCCCAATCCGCGGCGCACCACCGAAGGCCGCAGCGGCGGCTCGGTCAATCTAGATGCCGGACCGCTGCAACTTCTTTCGAAGATGGTTGAGACTGCAGGTGGCAAGACCGTCCTCACGGCCTTCGGCAATCCCTACATCGGCAGCGAGGTTCCTGGCCTTCGTGCGTACGTGTGCACGTTTTCCAATACCACCAGCTCCGGCATCGCTCTCGTGCGTGCGTTGTTCGGCGAAATCCCCATCCACGGCCGCCTTCCGGTCAGTATCCCCAACGTTGCTGTACGCGGCATCGGCTTCGACCGCAACGCAACGGCGTTGCAATGATCGCGCACAGGAGACGCAAACAGGTGCAGAAGGCAGCGACGAACGCATGGCAATCGAAACACAATGCAGAGAACATCGTGACGATACTTGGCCTCTTTTGTTCAAACCACGCGCAGTCTCTCGCAGGCGGCATTGCGGTGCTTCTAGCCCTGCTCCTGTCCGTGGCCGCTGCAGTCGCGCAGAAGTCCACCCCTCAGTCTGACCTGGTCATTGCGCAGCCGGTGGCCAATATGCACGCGCACGCAGCCGCCGAGAGCGAAGTCGTCTCGCAGGTGCTCTACGGCACCGGCGTGCTCGCGCTTGAAAAGCAAGGCGACTGGACGCATGTACGTACTGCCGACGGTTACACCGGATGGGTCGCCGCTTCCGACATGCGCCCGCAGGGTGCCACGCTGTATGCCCCAGAGGGCCGAAGCATCCACGTCGTCGCGCTCAGCGCCAACATCTATGAAGAGCCCGACGTCACGCGTCGCCCGGCGTTGCTGCAATTGCCATGGGAAGCGATCCTCGAAACCGTGCCTCAACCCTCGCCACCAGATATCCGCTGGCTCAAGGTGCGGCTCGTCGATCACCGTACCGCCTGGGTGCAGCGCGGCGATGTTGGCACGGATACCGCGCCGCTCACCATCGACGAGACCATCGCCCTCGCGCGTCGCTTCCTCGGCGTGACCTACACGTGGGGCGGAGTCAGCAGCTTCGGTTTCGACTGTTCCGGGTTCACCCAGATGCTCATTCGACGCCGCGGCATCGAAATGCCCCGCGACGCAGATCTTCAGGCGACGTGGTCGGGTGCTGAGCCCGTCGAGCGCAAGGATCTCGCGCCAGGCGATCTGCTTTTCTTCGGCGCGAGTCCAGCGAAAATTACACACACCGGCATGTACATCGGCCACGGTGAATTCATTCACGACACGACTCACGATCATCCAGGCGTGCAGATCAGCCGGCTGGATGACATGCCGTGGACAAAGTTGTTTGTGGCAGCGCGGAGAGTGAAATGAATCGACGGCAGTATCTGAAGATGAGCGGAGCGGCGGCGCTGCTGCCGCTGGGAGCCATGACCATGACAACTGATGCGGCCGTGTCCACAGGGCCATCCAAGGTCGAGTGCACTCTCAAGCGGCTCAACCTGCGCCACACGTGGACGACCACTATGTCCTCCAGTGAGTATCGCGACACCGTCCAGCTCGCGCTTACGCGTGACGGCATCACCGGCTACGGCGAGGGCGCGCCAATCGTCCGCTACAAGGAATATCCTGAAACGGCGAAGCAGGCCATCGATGCGAACCTTTCGAAGATCGCCGTCGGCGATCCCTTCCAGTACCGCAAAATGCTCGCTGGCGTGCGCGAGGCGCTCGGCGAGCATCAGCACGCTGCTCTTGCTGCCGTAGATCTCGCAGTCTTCGATTGGCTCGGCAAGAAGCTCGACGTGCCGCTCTACAGACTGTTCGGCATTGACCCTGCTGACGCGCCCGTCACTGACTTTTCCATCGGTATTGACACACCCGAGATCACGCGCCAGAAAACTCGTGAAGCTGCGGAATTTGCCATCCTCAAAGTGAAGGTTGGCCTGAAGACTGACGAGGAAACCATATCCGCTGTCCGCAGCGTCACGAGCAAGCCGTTGCGCGTCGATGCGAACGAAGGTTGGACCGACAAAGAAGAAGCCATCCGCAAGATCAACTGGTTGGAGTCTCAGGGCGTCCAGCTCGTCGAGCAGCCCATGCCGGCGCACATGATCGAGGAGACGCGCTACCTGCGCAGCAAGGTCCATCTGCCGATCATCGCTGACGAAGCCTGCACCGACGTCAGCATGATTCCTCATCTCGTGGATGCCTACGACGGCATCAACGTGAAGCTCGACAAGTCGGGCGGCATACTCGAGGCGCTTCGCTGGATCGAGGTTGCACGCGCCGCAAAGATGAAGGTGATGATTGGCTGCATGGTCTCCAGCTCCTGCACTGTCACGGCTGCTGCTCACCTGGCCGCTCTCGCCGACTACGTCGACCTGGATGGAAACCTCCTGATAGCCAACGATCCGTGGCAAGGGGTACGCGTCGAAAAAGGAAGACTGTTGTTGCCCTCCCGGTCGGGACTGGGCCTCATCCCGACATAGCGCGGGTTTTGGAGGATTAGGATGAGATCACCGAGAGTATCCATGCATGCGCTGTCGCCGGTGATTCTTTATTGCGCCGGGGGGCCGGGCGCCCGAACAAGTGCGGCGGCATAGGAAGTCGAGGTTTGTTTGAGCATGGTTCGATCTGAAAAGCGAGTCCAGAAAGCAGCAGAGGCAGGCGGGCGCATGCCGCATCTCGACCGCAGAAGCGGCATCCCACTCTACCATCAAATTCAGCAGCATCTGCTTCGTCAAATCGAGTCTGGCGAGTTGCCGCCGGGCACGCCCATGCCCGCCATCGACAAGATCGCGCGCCGCATGGGCGTTAGCCTCATGACCGTGCGCCAGGCCGTCCGTGCACTCTCTGAGATGGGCGTCGTCTATAGCCGCCAGGGGAAGGGAACCTTCATCTGCGGAACCAAGCTCGAACGTGACTTTCGCCAGGTGCTCTCCTTCACCGAGGAAGCCGGGGCTCGCGGTGCCGTCGCCAGTTCGCGCGTCCTCTCGTTCGAGGAACAGAAGCCTGAGACGGATGTACGCAAAGCGCTGCGTCTGCGCTCCGGCGAGCGCATCTACTGCCTGCGCCGCGTGCGCTATGGCGACACCGTGCCCATGGGTATTGAGAGCAGTTGCCTTCCTGTGCGTCTCTGTCCCGGCCTTCCGCAAAAGCTCAACCCCGAAGGCTCGCTCTACGCGGCGCTCGCTGAGCAATACGGCATTCAGCTGATGGTCACCGACGAAGTCGTTGAAGTGGGCAACGCCAGCGCCGAGGAAGCGCGTCTGCTCGAGGTGGCGCCACGCAGTCCCGTCTTCTTCTTCACCCGCACGTCGTATCTCGAAGATGGTACTCCGGCCGAGTACGTCAAATCCGTCTATCCCGGTGACCGCTATAAGATCGTGAACCGCCTTATGCGGCTCAAGCGCATCCGCGTCTGAGCCTCCGCCGCGTCGTGGCATCTCGACCGATACCATTACTACGACCGGAGTAGCCGCGAGCAGAGGGATTTGTCCATCTTGTGCGGATTTCTTGAGGACTGCGGGTGTTGCAGCCCTGAGTGCCCTCAAAGGAGTCCTCCCGTTCTAAAGAGCATGGAGACGCGATGATCAGCGAAGAAAACCTAGTTTCTATAGCGAGCCTCTCCCCAAAGAAGCAACTTGCTTTCGCTCTGTTGGTTTTTGAGAGGATGCTGCCAAGTCTGGTTGCCTTTTCGAAGGACACAGGCTTCGACGACTCTTGCTACTTGCAAGCCAAAGATGCGGCATGGGCTACCTTGCAGAATGGACCAGTGGACCGATCATTAAGCGAGGCATGTCTCAGAGGCGCACCGGACACCGAGGATTACTCTCACGACCTAACCTCATACGCCTTGAACGCTGCCCTTGCGATGAATGACATCATGGAGTTTACGCAAGATGGTTGTGCCGACCAC
This DNA window, taken from Acidisarcina sp., encodes the following:
- a CDS encoding glycoside hydrolase family 3 N-terminal domain-containing protein, which produces MHIAATGMKTKALLACTLLLAWSYPVALAAPPAALHLDRKGERWAAKTLRHMPLEEKVGQMIMVWAKVRFLNDASPEYVALHEEMDRYHVGGFGVTVEVDGAQLLKSEPLEAAALTNHLQRDSKYPLLFAADFERGLSMRLNSATAFPAAMAFGAAGNPELAREFGRISALETRAIGIHWNWFPVADVNSNPANPIIDTRSFGEDPSMVSRMIDAYIEGAHQSGMLTTVKHFPGHGDTDTDSHLALARVTGNLDRLNSVELAPFRSAIAAGVDSVMVGHLLVPAIESDANLPASISPNVITGLLKQKLGFNGIVVTDALDMAGLTKVFSGSKHEVSAQAAVAAVRAGNDMIIIPGDLDGAYTGLLNAVHSGQIPESRIDASVRKILRMKAALGLEHNRLVSLADVEKNVALPASTAFAQKVADEAITLVADSERQLPLPPASGVVAVIFTDYTRGSEGSRVFVNELRKRAPDAQIFWVNESNAESVQAGVLAAAANAQHVIALAEAVPNPRRTTEGRSGGSVNLDAGPLQLLSKMVETAGGKTVLTAFGNPYIGSEVPGLRAYVCTFSNTTSSGIALVRALFGEIPIHGRLPVSIPNVAVRGIGFDRNATALQ
- a CDS encoding SH3 domain-containing C40 family peptidase, translating into MIAHRRRKQVQKAATNAWQSKHNAENIVTILGLFCSNHAQSLAGGIAVLLALLLSVAAAVAQKSTPQSDLVIAQPVANMHAHAAAESEVVSQVLYGTGVLALEKQGDWTHVRTADGYTGWVAASDMRPQGATLYAPEGRSIHVVALSANIYEEPDVTRRPALLQLPWEAILETVPQPSPPDIRWLKVRLVDHRTAWVQRGDVGTDTAPLTIDETIALARRFLGVTYTWGGVSSFGFDCSGFTQMLIRRRGIEMPRDADLQATWSGAEPVERKDLAPGDLLFFGASPAKITHTGMYIGHGEFIHDTTHDHPGVQISRLDDMPWTKLFVAARRVK
- a CDS encoding dipeptide epimerase, which produces MNRRQYLKMSGAAALLPLGAMTMTTDAAVSTGPSKVECTLKRLNLRHTWTTTMSSSEYRDTVQLALTRDGITGYGEGAPIVRYKEYPETAKQAIDANLSKIAVGDPFQYRKMLAGVREALGEHQHAALAAVDLAVFDWLGKKLDVPLYRLFGIDPADAPVTDFSIGIDTPEITRQKTREAAEFAILKVKVGLKTDEETISAVRSVTSKPLRVDANEGWTDKEEAIRKINWLESQGVQLVEQPMPAHMIEETRYLRSKVHLPIIADEACTDVSMIPHLVDAYDGINVKLDKSGGILEALRWIEVARAAKMKVMIGCMVSSSCTVTAAAHLAALADYVDLDGNLLIANDPWQGVRVEKGRLLLPSRSGLGLIPT
- a CDS encoding GntR family transcriptional regulator; this encodes MVRSEKRVQKAAEAGGRMPHLDRRSGIPLYHQIQQHLLRQIESGELPPGTPMPAIDKIARRMGVSLMTVRQAVRALSEMGVVYSRQGKGTFICGTKLERDFRQVLSFTEEAGARGAVASSRVLSFEEQKPETDVRKALRLRSGERIYCLRRVRYGDTVPMGIESSCLPVRLCPGLPQKLNPEGSLYAALAEQYGIQLMVTDEVVEVGNASAEEARLLEVAPRSPVFFFTRTSYLEDGTPAEYVKSVYPGDRYKIVNRLMRLKRIRV
- a CDS encoding DUF416 family protein — translated: MISEENLVSIASLSPKKQLAFALLVFERMLPSLVAFSKDTGFDDSCYLQAKDAAWATLQNGPVDRSLSEACLRGAPDTEDYSHDLTSYALNAALAMNDIMEFTQDGCADHITSVSTLAGDSLYLYLSSLEDSVVSSPEEDSQIASHPLMQEEHRREEADIRFLADLPEQLSDETILSLRARAGTQPPLLPLAL